GCGACCCGGCGGGCCGAGCCCGACGAACCCGACGTGACCGATCTGGGCGGCGGCGTCCGCCTGCTGCACGTGAACGCCGGCCCCACCTCCGACCTGGCCAAGAGCGCCATCGACGAGCACATCGGGGAGTTCTCCGCCGGCCTGGCCGCGCTGGAGCCCTACGACCTGATCCAGTCCCACCACTGGATGAGCGGGGTCGCGGCGCTGCCCGTCGCCCGCGCCTGGGACGTGCCGCACGTGCAGAGCTACCACTCGGTCGCCGCGCACCCCGGCTCGCCGCTGTCGGCGGGCGAGCCGCCCGAGTCGGACGCCCGGGTCGCGGGCGAGGCGCTCATCGCCCGGGAGTCGGACGCCATCGTCGCGGTGAGCACCGCCGAGGCCCGCACGATCATCGAGCGCTGCGGCGCCGACCCGCGGCGCGTGACCGTCATCCCGCCCGGCGTGGACCTGGCGATGTTCCGGCCGGCCGCCCCGAGCGATCGGCGTCCGGCCTGCCCGTGGTGCGGCTCGGAGGCCGGTTACGTGCTGATGGCGGCCCGGCTGCAGCCCCTCAAGGGCGGCGACCTGGCGATCCGCGCGATGGCCGAACTCCCCGAGGCGGTCCGCCCGGACCTGATGATCGCTGGCGACGTGTCGGCCGACTTCGCCGACTACCGCGCCGAGGTCGAGAAGCTCATCGACCGGCTCGGGATGCGCAACCACGTCCACTTCGTGGGGGCGCAGTCGCGCTCCGACCTGGCGGCGCTGATGCGGCACAGCCAGGCGCTGCTCGTGCCGTCGCACTCGGAGACGTTCGGGCTGGTGGCGCTGGAGGGGGCCGCCAGCGGCGTGCCGGTGCTGGCGTCCTCGACGGGTGGCCTGCGCGAGGTGGTCGTGCACGAGGAGACCGGGTACCTGATGCACGACCGCGACCCGGCGGCCTGGGGCGCCCGGCTGGCGTCCCTGCTGCGCGACGAGCCGTTGCGGACCCGGATGGGCGTCATCGCGCGGGTGCACGCCCGCCGCTTCGACTGGCCCGACATCGGCGTCCGGCTGGCCGCGGCCTACGAGCGGATCGCCGCCGCGCACGGCTCCTGAGCCACCGCCCCCACGGTGCCGTGGCTGCCCTGGCCTGCCGCGGCCCCGACGACGGCGTCCGGGCATGCGAAACGGGCCGCCCCCAGGGGGACGGCCCGTGACGTGCGGCTCAGATCAACGCGTCTCGCGGTGAGCGGTGTGCGTCTTGCAGTTGGGGCAGAACTTCTTCAGCTCAAGACGATCGGGGTCGTTGCGCTTGTTCTTCTTGGTGATGTAGTTCCGGTGCTTGCACTCGGTGCAGGCGAGGGTGATCTTCGGGCGGATGTCGCCAGACTTCTTGGCCATCTCAGCCACTCCATTCGTATATCCGTAGGTCGCCAGGTTGGTAGCGGGAACGGGACTTGAACCCGTGACACAGCGATTATGAGCCGCTTGCTCTACCGTCTGAGCTATCCCGCCTCACGCCCCCGGCCGTGACCGGAGACCCGAGCCCCCATGCGGAATCGAACCGCAGACCTTCTCCTTACCATGGAGACGCTCTGCCTACTGAGCTATAGGGGCAAGACCGCGGATCAACTTACCGCACACCGCACCACAATCCCAAATCGCCTGGGCCTCGTCGGCGACCCGGTTGCCGAGCGCCCCGGCACCCGCGCCGGAGGGCCCCAGCCGCGCCGCCGCTGCGGCGGCGACCCTGGGTGCGGAAACCGGGCTGTGACGAGGGAAGACGCCCGGGCGGCGGTCAGCTCGCGGCGGGCGGCGCCGTGGACTCCCGCACCACCAGCGCGGCCGCCGGCTCGACGGGCCGGCCGGGTCGGCGGAGCCAGGCGGGCGCCCGCCGATCAGACCCCGGTGCCCCGCTCGGCCGGCCCCGCACCGCCGCAGACACGGGGTCGCCGACGGGCCTCAGGCCTGCCGGGCGCGCCACCAGGCGACGGTCGCCGCGGCGGCGTCCGGCAGCGGGGTGGGACGCAGCCCCAGGTCCCGCTGCGAGCGGGTCGAGTCCAGGACGAACGGCGCGGTGAACTGGTAGGCGGTCTCGGCCAGTTCGCGCATGCTCGGCATGACCAGCCCCAGCGCGGTGAGCAGCGCGGCGGGCGTCCCCACCACGCGCGGCACCTCGACGCCCGCGGCCCGCGCGAACAGCGCGGCGAGTTCGGCCTGCGTGACCGGCGGGGCGGTGGGCGCGTGCCAGACCCGATCGCTCCCCTCCTGCGACGCCTCCGCGCGCAGGCGGTCGGCGACCGCCACCATGGCGGCCGCGAGATCGGGGACGTAGGTGAACGAGTGCGGCAGGTCCGGGCGCCCGATCACCTGGAGCGTGCGGCCGCCGAGGACCGCCGACAGCATGCGCTCGCCGCCGTGGGCCGACAGCACCCCGGGGCCGATGAAGTCGCCGGCCACCACGGACGCCGTCGCGGCCCGGTGCACGGCGCGTGCGGCCAGCAGCGCCGTCCGGACGCCGCGTTTGCCCCCGCGACGTCCCGGGGGCCGTCCTCGTCCATCACGAGGTCGGGGCGCGAGTAGGAGTAGAGGCTCTCGGGGAAGACGACCGGCGCCCCGGCGTCGGCGGCGGCGTCGAGGACCACCCGCTCGGCCGCCGGCAGGTCGCGGGCCCACACCTTGGCCGAGTACGCGGCGTGGGCGCAGTGGAAGACGGCGTCCGCGCCCGCGACTTGCTCGGCCACGGCGCCGGCGTCGCGGGCGTCCACCCGGTGTCGCTCGGTCCCCTCGGGGCCGGAGCCGGAGCGCGTCAGGACGCGGACCCGGGCGCCGCGGTCCCGCAGCAGCTCCGCGACGGTGGTGCCGACCGGGCCGGCCCCGGTGACGATGAACAGATCGGACATGAGTACCTCCGTGAGGGTGGAGCTCCCGACGGTTCGAGAGCACTGCTCTCCAAAGCATGGCCGACCCGGAGGCCCCGCGTCAAGAGCACTGCTCTCTTTCTTGACCAGCGCTCTCGGATCGGGCAGGGTCGCCCCATGAGCGATACGCCGCGCCAACGCGCCCGGGCCCGCACCATGGACGACATCGTGCGGATCGGACGCGCGCACCTCGCCACCGAGGGCGCGGCGGCACTGTCGCTGCGCGCGGTGGCCCGCGACCTGGGGGTGGTGTCGTCGGCCGTCTACCGGTACGTCGCCAACCGCGACGAACTGCTGACCCTGCTCGTGGTGGACGCCTACACCGAACTCGCCGACGCCGTCGACGCCGCGGTCGCCGCCGCGGCATCCGAGGGCGACCTCGGCGCCCTGGCCGAGTTCGGGGTGCTGGCGCGCGCCGTGCGGGCGTGGGCGCTGGCCGAGCCTGCCCGCTACGCCCTGCTCTACGGCAGCCCCGTGCCGGGCTACCACGCGCCCGCGGAGCGCACCGCCGAGCCGGGGACGCGCGTCCTGCAACGCCTCGTCGCGATCCTCGGCACCGCACAGCCGCGCGGGGGCGACGGGGAGGATCCGGGGCACGCGGCGTCCGGCGTCCTGGCCGACGACCTCGCCTCGATCGGCCGGGCGGCCGGCGTGCCGCTGTCGCCCGCCGCCGCCGCGACCGGCGTGCTGGCCTGGAACGCGGTTCTGGGCGCGATCAGCGCCGAGGTGTTCGGCTGGTACGGCGACACGTTCGACGCGTCCGCGGCGGCGCTCTTCGAGCAGCAGCTCGCGCTGATCGCCGACCTGCTGCGTCGCGTCGGCGTGGCGGAGTCCTGAACACGGAACGAGCGGCCTCCGACGTGGCTTTCGCCTTGTCAGAGGCCGCTCGCTGCGGGGTGGCAGGTGTAGGATTCGAACCTACGTAGGCGTTGCCGACGGTTTTACAGACCGCTCCCTTTGGCCGCTCGGGCAACCTGCCATGCTGATGTCTCAGCGGGAAAGTACTCTAGCAACTCATCGCCCGCGCGCCCAATCGAGAGAGGACAGCCCCGATGGCAGCCGACAGCTCCTTCGACATCGTCAGCAAGGTCGACCGGCAGGAGGTCGACAACGCGCTCAACATGGCCGCCAAGGAGGTGCGCCAACGCTTCGACTTCAAGGGCACCGACGCCGACATCCGGTGGTCGGGCGAGGCCATCGAGATGGAGGCCAACGGCGAGGAGCGCGTCAAGGCGATCCTGGACGTCTTCCAGGGCAAGCTCATCAAGCGCGGCATCTCGCTCAAGGCGCTGGACGCCGGCGAGCCCCGCCTGTCGGGCAAGCAGTGGAAGATCACCGCGACCATGGAGCAGGGCATCTCGCAGGAGAACGCCAAGAAGATCTCCAAGCTGATCCGCGACGAGGGCCCCAAGGGCGTCAAGTCGCAGATCCAGGGCGACGAGCTGCGGGTGAGCAGCAAGTCCCGCAACGACCTGCAGGCCGTGCAGCAGATGATCCGGGACGCCGACTACGAGTTCGCCGTCCAGTTCGTCAACTACCGCTGAGAGGGCCGCGCCATGATCGACCGCAAGGACGCCCCGCTCGCCGCCGCCCTGGGGGCGGCCTCGTTCACGTGGTACGCCATGCCCGACGTCGTGCGCTCGCGCGGCGTCCGGACGCTGCTCAAGGGCCTGCTGCTGGCCAAGATGGCCGCCCTGTACGCCCTGACGCGCCCGCCGCGTCCGGAGACGAACGGCCCGGACGCCGTCGACGAACTCCTCAGCGCCGCCAACGAGGCGCCCGGCAGGGCGCTAGCGGTCGGGGGATCGCGTTGGGCGTGGGGGTCGGGCTGACGGTGCTCGGCGAGAAGGCCGTGTTCGGCTTCGGCGAGCGGCGGCGGCGCCGCGGCGTCCGGGGCGCGCACGCCGTCCCGGCGCTGGTGCTCGCCGCGCTGGGCGGGCTCGGCGCCCTCCTGGAGCCCCCGCCCCGGCGGTGAACCGGCACCGCCGGGCGTCGGCCGACCGTCAGTGGTGCCGGAGCCGTTCGATCAGCTCGGCCTTGCTGAGCTTGGAGTAGCCGGTCATCCCGAGCTCCTTCGCGCGCCGGCGCAGCTCCGGGACGGTGCGGTCCTCGTAGTCCTCGGCCTTCGCGCCGCGGCGCCCCACGGTGCTGCGTCCCTGCGCCGCGGCCGCGTTCGAAATCCGCGCGGCCTTCTCCTTGGACGCGCCCTCGTCGCGCAGCTTCTCGTACAGTTCCTCGTCCTTGATGGATCCGGGCATCGCCGGCCTCCTTGGGTCCGCGGCGACACCGGGGGCGGCGCCGCCTGTCCCCCTCCACGGTACGCCGGTCCCGCGTCGCGGACGCCGGCGTTCGGCGCGCCCGGTCGCAGGCCCTCGGGCCGCGGCGGCTCAGGCGAACAGCGGCGCCCCGACGAACGACCCCTGCGCCGCGCCGGGCGGGATCGCCCACAGCCCCGAGCCCAGGTGCTTGAGGTACTCGTTCATCGCGTCGGTGGACAGCGAGCGCTGCACGGCGATGAAGTCCTCGGGGCGGCGCTGGTAGGACAGGAAGAACAGGCCGGCGTCCAGCTTGCCCAGCGCGGTGTTGCCGTCGACGTAGTTGTAGCCGCGGCGCAGGAGCTGGATGCCG
Above is a window of Propioniciclava coleopterorum DNA encoding:
- a CDS encoding glycosyltransferase, with the translated sequence MTLRLLFVSMHTSPASAPGAGDAGGMNVVELHQARALADLGYTVDIATRRAEPDEPDVTDLGGGVRLLHVNAGPTSDLAKSAIDEHIGEFSAGLAALEPYDLIQSHHWMSGVAALPVARAWDVPHVQSYHSVAAHPGSPLSAGEPPESDARVAGEALIARESDAIVAVSTAEARTIIERCGADPRRVTVIPPGVDLAMFRPAAPSDRRPACPWCGSEAGYVLMAARLQPLKGGDLAIRAMAELPEAVRPDLMIAGDVSADFADYRAEVEKLIDRLGMRNHVHFVGAQSRSDLAALMRHSQALLVPSHSETFGLVALEGAASGVPVLASSTGGLREVVVHEETGYLMHDRDPAAWGARLASLLRDEPLRTRMGVIARVHARRFDWPDIGVRLAAAYERIAAAHGS
- the rpmG gene encoding 50S ribosomal protein L33, encoding MAKKSGDIRPKITLACTECKHRNYITKKNKRNDPDRLELKKFCPNCKTHTAHRETR
- a CDS encoding NAD-dependent epimerase/dehydratase family protein, with translation MSDLFIVTGAGPVGTTVAELLRDRGARVRVLTRSGSGPEGTERHRVDARDAGAVAEQVAGADAVFHCAHAAYSAKVWARDLPAAERVVLDAAADAGAPVVFPESLYSYSRPDLVMDEDGPRDVAGANAASGRRCWPHAPCTGPRRRPWWPATSSAPGCCRPTAASACCRRSSAAARSR
- a CDS encoding TetR/AcrR family transcriptional regulator, which codes for MSDTPRQRARARTMDDIVRIGRAHLATEGAAALSLRAVARDLGVVSSAVYRYVANRDELLTLLVVDAYTELADAVDAAVAAAASEGDLGALAEFGVLARAVRAWALAEPARYALLYGSPVPGYHAPAERTAEPGTRVLQRLVAILGTAQPRGGDGEDPGHAASGVLADDLASIGRAAGVPLSPAAAATGVLAWNAVLGAISAEVFGWYGDTFDASAAALFEQQLALIADLLRRVGVAES
- a CDS encoding YajQ family cyclic di-GMP-binding protein, which encodes MAADSSFDIVSKVDRQEVDNALNMAAKEVRQRFDFKGTDADIRWSGEAIEMEANGEERVKAILDVFQGKLIKRGISLKALDAGEPRLSGKQWKITATMEQGISQENAKKISKLIRDEGPKGVKSQIQGDELRVSSKSRNDLQAVQQMIRDADYEFAVQFVNYR
- a CDS encoding DUF7218 family protein, which gives rise to MPGSIKDEELYEKLRDEGASKEKAARISNAAAAQGRSTVGRRGAKAEDYEDRTVPELRRRAKELGMTGYSKLSKAELIERLRHH